In a genomic window of Magnolia sinica isolate HGM2019 chromosome 14, MsV1, whole genome shotgun sequence:
- the LOC131225001 gene encoding putative pectate lyase 21, whose amino-acid sequence MNCFVDGTRCQFSPCALGNRLPLCAIGFAAGTTGGAGGPYYMVSQSDDDPNDPVPGTLRYAVDFAGRNKGGAWIIFKRSMMIKLKEKLWISSNTTIDGRGVNVTIVGKGLVLARVSNVILHNFEVVSTGQSDTVHVFDGSHHVWIDHLSSHDGNLGLVTVLQGSTDVTVSNCYLSNHNFNMLLGASDEDTMDHILRVTVYRNWFDSSNQRMPHCRWGYCHVVNNYYRDWKYYAIGGRVHAKVLSELNVFEPGRRLEVTPWFNRFTSDLTPTIVSSKDLMLKGATFHQFLKFGTLNTPHSEFPSYVLPVRPTGSLIGLVINCGGVMWGAKLNRCMATT is encoded by the exons ATGAACTGCTTTGTAGATGGCACCAGGTGCCAGTTTTCACCATGTGCACTTGGCAACCGACTCCCTCTCTGCGCCATTGGCTTCGCTGCAGGGACCACAGGCGGTGCGGGCGGGCCATACTACATGGTCAGCCAATCAGACGATGACCCAAATGACCCAGTCCCAGGAACTCTCCGTTACGCTGTTGATTTCGCGGGGAGAAACAAAGGAGGGGCTTGGATCATCTTCAAAAGGAGCATGATGATTAAGCTCAAGGAAAAACTATGGATTAGTTCTAATACAACAATAGATGGGAGGGGTGTGAATGTAACCATTGTCGGGAAAGGCCTTGTTCTTGCAAGGGTGAGCAATGTGATCTTGCACAACTTTGAGGTGGTGTCCACCGGGCAAAGCGATACCGTCCATGTGTTTGATGGGTCACACCATGTCTGGATCGACCACCTGAGCTCGCATGATGGAAATTTGGGGCTGGTCACGGTCCTTCAAGGATCGACGGACGTGACCGTCTCTAATTGCTATCTTTCCAATCACAACTTCAACATGTTGTTGGGTGCATCGGATGAGGATACCATGGATCACATACTAAGAGTAACGGTTTATCGGAATTGGTTCGATTCATCTAACCAAAGGATGCCGCATTGCAG GTGGGGATACTGCCATGTAGTGAACAACTACTACAGGGATTGGAAATACTATGCAATAGGAGGGAGGGTGCACGCCAAGGTTCTTTCGGAGCTAAATGTGTTCGAGCCAGGCCGGCGGTTAGAGGTGACGCCATGGTTCAACCGCTTCACCTCCGACCTGACCCCGACGATTGTGTCATCCAAGGACCTTATGTTGAAGGGCGCGACGTTTCATCAATTCCTCAAGTTTGGCACACTTAACACTCCACACAGCGAATTCCCATCATACGTTCTCCCAGTGCGGCCCACCGGGTCGCTGATCGGTCTAGTGATTAACTGTGGTGGGGTCATGTGGGGAGCCAAACTGAACCGTTGCATGGCTACTACATGA